In one Plutella xylostella chromosome 20, ilPluXylo3.1, whole genome shotgun sequence genomic region, the following are encoded:
- the LOC105394900 gene encoding facilitated trehalose transporter Tret1 gives MVLTISQSVNSNVPADPVKFENGRVWWQWTLCIIAYLPFLTNGLQATHLCSLPLDRIPRLLGVPWTASAHVLAGLLAAPVLCWAADRYGRRVGAWFVCAIQAISWVLLLSKPIPEVLIASNALTGVASAGIFTVLPIYVRETGSDGPTRPVTLSLFMMMMILGQLMMNIMRVVMEKAVIEYAVMGFVVLQFLLMFFLVETPSFCVMRGSVEAAKINLGKLKCLSQDAAIIDKEVHLLQEESERAKAFGTLSFRRILQNAIWRDATKIGLVLQTIAVLGGRHLYLNHRRLLEASGVEVEEGASDLTVSAAMLAGSVACLALIGFWEPKYILTLSLATTAMSLGVSGVFLQEGLSPPAPPPLQLAAMLAVAAAHGLGWGLPWVVVCEMVNLEIRATLIGFLYVYAAILHFAHVHTFQDIEDYVRVYSLCYIFALANILGGVYALFLVPETRRQTPRMIERKLKRRPILKL, from the exons ATGGTTTTGACAATTTCACAAAGCGTGAATAGCAATGTACCTGCAGATCCGGTGAAATTTGAGAATGGAAGAGTGTGGTGGCAATGGACTCTCTGTATTATTG CGTACCTACCCTTTCTAACTAACGGTCTGCAGGCGACCCACTTATGCTCCCTCCCTCTGGACCGGATTCCCCGGCTGCTCGGCGTGCCGTGGACCGCGTCAGCTCACGTCCTGGCGGGGTTGCTGGCGGCTCCGGTGCTGTGCTGGGCTGCTGACCGGTATGGGAGGCGGGTTGGGGCGTGGTTCGTGTGTGCTATTCAGGCT aTTTCCTGGGTCCTCCTCCTATCGAAGCCAATACCAGAAGTTTTGATAGCGTCAAACGCTCTGACTGGCGTAGCATCAGCCGGCATTTTCACAGTCCTACCCATTTACGTGAGAGAAACAGGCAGCGATGGTCCGACCAGACCGGTCACCCTCTCCCTattcatgatgatgatgatactggGTCAACTGATGATGAATATTATGCGGGTGGTGATGGAAAAAGCGGTGATTGAATACGCCGTGATGGGTTTTGTGGTTTTGCAGTTTTTGTTGATGTTCTTCCTGGTTGAAACGCCTAGTTTTTGCGTTATGCGCGGCAGTGTTGAG GCAGCCAAAATCAACTTGGGAAAGCTGAAGTGTTTGAGCCAAGATGCAGCAATCATTGACAAGGAAGTACATTTGCTGCAAGAGGAGAGTGAAAGGGCGAAGGCTTTTGGGACCCTGTCGTTCAGGAGAATAT TACAAAACGCCATTTGGAGGGACGCAACCAAAATCGGTTTAGTTCTGCAAACGATCGCGGTGCTGGGAGGGCGGCACTTGTACCTGAACCACAGGAGGCTTCTAGAAGCTTCTGGAGTGGAGGTCGAAGAGGGGGCTTCGGACCTGACCGTGTCTGCCGCCATGCTGGCTGGCAGTGTTGCCTGCCTCGCCCTGATTGGGTTTTGGGAGCCAAAG TACATCCTGACGCTCTCCCTCGCCACCACAGCGATGTCCCTCGGCGTCTCCGGAGTGTTCCTGCAAGAGGGCCTGtccccccccgcgccgccgccgctgcagcTCGCAGCCATGCTGGCcgtggcggcggcgcacgGGCTGGGCTGGGGGCTGCCGTGGGTTGTTGTGTGCGAGATGGTGAATTTAGAG ATCCGCGCGACTTTAATTGGATTTCTGTACGTATACGCGGCAATACTCCACTTCGCTCACGTACACACCTTCCAAGACATTGAAGACTATGTGAGGGTTTACTCCCTGTGTTACATATTCGCGCTGGCAAACATTTTGGGAGGGGTGTACGCCCTGTTCCTAGTGCCAGAGACGAGGCGACAGACACCGAGAATGATCGAGAGGAAATTGAAGCGGCGGCCCATTCTGAAGTTGTGA
- the LOC105394899 gene encoding ecdysone oxidase yields MSLLGELGGTLTAAPSLSVTSILHTVQLLAATLNYTAQPWPPSASVRDGETFDFIIAGGGTAGLVLANRLTEVKNWRVLVVEAGGDPSLFSVIPGTFPFITHTAEDWNYFNERTNDTSHALNLEKASLTIGKVLGGSSSINHLLYERGNPDDYNSWKSFGNEGWSWDEVTYYFKKLEGVIDTTIFDRPTAEQHCSNGPIKIQKQKENAKFRKNKAKLLSGFAEIGMKTLPDLIGEDQMGSAIQDFPINSDKTRASTAQNYLQPIQNRPNLYVLKNCLVKKVIIENDTAVGVEVETDSGDEMQLFANIEVIVSAGTYNTPKVLLLSGVGPKDDLESMNITVKANLPVGLNLQDHAFVPMVITGERNLFTTVESALSLLDLTTFPLPVVNGAFSLSGNGTVPDIQHITAIGGASSPLFFYFLFVNFNFNMTLTNAFIKSTSDRQIVFSLVQLMRPASKGYVKLQSTNPQDPPTINHNYLQQDEDLEKLIAGLKKMYSLKDTSPFAKEASKAILPDIEVCKKHKKGSDDYLRCYVKQTVGTTFHPVGTCKLAARDKGGVVDSRLRVYGISRLRVVDASIIPVQPCAKTYAPTVMIAEKAADMIKQDYGKPVDEFVCKKDDGLVEAEVQGNNNDGILGGLLGL; encoded by the exons ATGAGTCTCCTGGGGGAGCTGGGCGGCACTCTGACCGCGGCTCCGTCGCTGTCAGTGACCAGCATCCTGCACACCGTGCAACTCCTGGCTGCGACCCTCAACTATACTGCGCAGCCCTGGCCGCCCTCCGCCAGTGTGCGAG ATGGTGAAACCTTCGACTTCATAATAGCTGGTGGCGGCACTGCGGGGCTGGTGCTGGCCAACCGACTTACTGAAGTCAAGAACTGGCGTGTGCTAGTCGTGGAGGCTGGCGGGGACCCTTCGCTGTTTAGTGTT ATTCCTGGAACGTTTCCGTTCATCACGCACACAGCTGAAGACTGGAACTACTTCAATGAACGCACCAACGACACATCTCATGCCTTGAACCTGGAGAAGGCTTCTCTCACCATCGGGAAAGTGTTGGGCGGGAGTTCTTCCATTAACCACTTACTTTATGAaag AGGTAACCCGGATGATTACAATTCTTGGAAGTCATTTGGCAACGAAGGCTGGTCATGGGATGAAGTCACGTATTACTTCAAGAAACTGGAAGGAGTAATTGATACAACGATCTTTGACAGACCAACAGCAGAGCAACACTGTAGTAATGGTCCAATAAAAATCCAAAAACAAAAGGAAAATGcaaaatttagaaaaaataaggCAAAACTTCTGAGCGGATTTGCAGAAATTGGAATGAAAACGCTTCCAGATCTTATAGGAGAAGACCAAATGGGCAGCGCCATTCAAGATTTTCCGATTAATAGCGATAAAACTAGAGCTAGCACAGCACAGAATTATCTGCAACCCATACAAAATCGGCCAAACTTGTATGTGCTTAAAAACTGTTTGGtgaaaaaagttataattgAAAACGATACTGCTGTGGGAGTTGAAGTAGAAACCGATTCCGGTGACGAAATGCAATTGTTTGCTAACATCGAAGTGATTGTATCAGCTGGTACTTACAACACACCGAAAGTACTGCTCCTATCAGGTGTTGGACCAAAAGATGATTTGGAATCAATGAACATAACAGTAAAAGCGAATTTACCTGTTGGACTCAATTTGCAAGATCATGCTTTCGTGCCGATGGTAATCACTGGTGAACGAAACTTGTTCACGACAGTTGAGTCAGCATTATCATTGCTGGACCTAACCACGTTTCCACTGCCTGTAGTCAACGGCGCTTTCAGTCTATCAGGCAATGGCACAGTCCCAGACATACAACATATTACAGCAATAGGAGGAGCGTCATCGCCATTATTCTTCTACTTTTTGTTcgtcaattttaattttaatatgacACTGACTAACGCCTTTATTAAGAGTACGTCTGACCGGCAGATTGTGTTTTCTTTGGTGCAATTGATGAGACCAGCGTCCAAAGGTTATGTGAAGCTCCAGAGTACAAATCCCCAAGATCCACCGACCATAAACCATAATTACTTGCAACAAGACGAGGATCttgaaaaacttattgcaGGCCTCAAGAAAATGTATTCTTTGAAGGACACCAGCCCGTTTGCAAAAGAAGCTTCTAAAGCTATTCTACCAGATATAGAAGTTTGTAAGAAGCATAAAAAGGGCAGCGACGATTACTTGCGATGCTATGTGAAGCAAACTGTTGGGACCACATTCCATCCTGTGGGCACTTGCAAATTGGCGGCAAGAGATAAag GTGGAGTGGTAGACAGTAGACTCCGAGTCTACGGTATCAGCAGACTGCGAGTGGTGGACGCCAGCATCATACCCGTGCAGCCGTGTGCCAAGACCTACGCTCCGACTGTCATGATCGCAGAGAAAGCCGCTGACATGATCAAACAAGACTACGGGAAGCCTGTTGATGAATTTGTTTGTAAGAAAGATGATGGTTTAGTGGAGGCAGAAGTGCAAGGCAACAATAATGATGGAATATTGGGAGGCCTTTTAGggttgtaa